Part of the Panicum virgatum strain AP13 chromosome 4N, P.virgatum_v5, whole genome shotgun sequence genome is shown below.
GGTGCGAAGATCTCTTTGATAATGCAGTGATGATACTGGTAAGAAATCACGTCTGCAAAATATGAACAAGCACGGATGTCTCGAATATaagaatcccccccccccccccccccgacctgGGAATTTGGGCTACTTCCCTTTTCCATTACACAGTGGAAATAACAGCAGCCTTACAGGACTGGATGCATGTTCAGCAAGGAATAAAAGGCTGCAAGGCCTTTCAGCTAACAGCAAGCAACAGGACCTAGCACAAACTTCTCTTTCAGAATTCAGAACAAGCTACTGCATCCAAAAGATATCAGCCATCAATAGACAAGGTCCATTAGCACCTTAGGCTAACCTTCGTCATTCTCTATTCTCCAGAAAGTTGTCATTGGGGAGGTAGACAGGTAGTCCAGCATGAGGCAGGGCACCGGGTTGGCACTGGGAGGAACCTGCCTTGTCGTTGTCAGCTCTGGTAAACAATGATGCAGTATAGGAAATAACCTGCTACGATGAGCAGTGCCGATGATGAAGCCGGTTTGGATTACATcaaaagagtttttttttgggaacttccTTTACTGCAGAATCGAGGGGTGTCCTTCAAAATCGAGGGAACAATTATGCTTTTTTATGACCGCATAAAGGGCGCCTCCCACGATAATTTCCCCATTTTTTCACTTAATTCATGGACTTGGTGCTAATGTAATCGACTCCTTTCGAGGTAACACAGGCATGGCCCAAGATCATTTCTTGATGTTCAGGTTCAACCTTTGTTGTTTTCTTATGTGATCTGTCTCGAAAGACTCCGAATTTGATGTTCAGTTGAAACAAGCAGGCAGCTGAGTGCAGCAACTGGTACATGTTGTTCCTCAATTCTCATTACATTCTCCCTTGAAACAATTTAACAACACTTGACAACTCACTAAGTGAAGTCACTCCTTTTTATTCAGCCAGCCATTCATGCATAAATAGCAGACACTACAAATACACAACGCAACAACAACACCGCGTAGATACATCAATTAATAACTTACAAGCACGAAGGGACAGCGGTTGTACTGGAACCGTAGAAGGTGGCATGCAGAAGAAAGGCCAAGACGATTGGCGGCGGGTCACCGGGCGGGTCAGTCGCGGCATGCGGAGCTCTTGGGCTTGACGGTGAACTTCATCTGCCCCATGGTGCAGTGGATGCCGCCGCGCTCCCCGCAGACGAAGTAGTGCGTCTTGCGCTTCCTGAGCACGAACTCGAAGCCGGAGCCGGCGCCCTGCATGACGCCGGCCACCAGCTTGGCCGCCTTGAGGTTGCACGACTGGTAGTCCGCCGCGTTCCGCATCATGTACACGCTGTGCGCGTGCACCGTCGCGTTCGGCGGGTCGTACATGAACACTGCGGCGATCGATCAGAAATgtgaggagaaaaaaaagaagctgGTTGGCAAACGCCACAGAAATGCAGCTGGGGAGAAGTTGGTGCTCCCTGCTCCGTACCGAGGGTGTCGTTCTGGAAGAAGGGGCCTTTCCGGATGACCCAGTCGGTGTAGTTGTACCCCCACGTCCACCGCGCCGCGTCCCCGACGACGAACCGCTCCGCCCGGGACGCCGCGGGCGCCAgcgccagcagcagcgccaccacggcggcggccgcggccacgagcgccgcgctgctgctcctcgcctccgccgccatggATCTCAGGTGCTCTCGCCGCCTCAACCAAACAGACGAAGCTAGCTAGCTCTAGCACAGTCAGCCGTTACACTTGCTAGCTGATTGGACGCTCGGGTTTGTGGCAGCCATGGCATGGTGCGACGCCGAGCGGGTATATAtaggagcagagcagagcagagcagagcagagcaggggggTCGACCAGAGTCCAAGCGTCCGGCTTGCTTGATCAGTCAGGACGCGCGCGTCGCGTAATGATGGCGCGAAGTTGACCGGCGCTCCGTTGCCCGACGACGGAGGTCGCCGGCCACCGGCACGGCCGGGTCGTTAATTTTGGgggcctggccggccggccggccgggaccGGAGAGAGAGACCTGGAagcagcaggggagggggaaaaaAGGCGATCGCTGATCGATGTGCCAAGTCGTTGGTTCCGGATCGTAGTTTTCGGTTAAAGCAGCACCGCACTTTGGCGTGTGCGTGAACACACGAAGCCCGGCGGCCACTGGTGCGCCATTAGCGGGCGTGCTTAGTGGCGGTGTTCGCCGCTGGGCGGGGCGGGGGTTGGTGAGAGAGAGGTGGAATTCGGTCGCATCATCTactagctgctgctactactactaGCCTTGCGTTCCCTTGGTGCGGGTCCTTGGCATGATTACTGTAGAGAGAGGATTAGGACGGTGCGAGATGATTAGGCAGGTCGTAATTAACTCGAACCACATACATACAAGTATACATGCATGATGATTGATACATGCATGCTTCATGATCACGTCATGCTGAGAGTGCTCCTTTATTTGTTCAGTACTCCGTGCCGTGTTGCATGGTTGGGCGCCAAGTGCTTCGATCACGAGTCGACCACCGTCAAACACTCAAAGCGCGGTCAGTGTCACAGcccagaaaaaagaagaaaaaaaattccctcgccgggcccacctgtcaatctcctcttcctctcctcctccctgctctgcttcggcGCGTCACACGCGTCGCCACCGTCGCCGGCCGTCAACGCCatgtgccggccatcctcgcgtTCCGTgccaccccctccctcccctcatCGCCTTAAGGCCCGACCGGCCCCTtccccctcaaacc
Proteins encoded:
- the LOC120670134 gene encoding blue copper protein 1b-like translates to MAAEARSSSAALVAAAAAVVALLLALAPAASRAERFVVGDAARWTWGYNYTDWVIRKGPFFQNDTLVFMYDPPNATVHAHSVYMMRNAADYQSCNLKAAKLVAGVMQGAGSGFEFVLRKRKTHYFVCGERGGIHCTMGQMKFTVKPKSSACRD